From a single Bacteroidota bacterium genomic region:
- a CDS encoding amidohydrolase, translating to MSETKTSSLKSSIQNSAQELLPRIINIRRHLHAHPELSFQEFNTCAFVCDELEALGIPFVKMTGTGIVALVKGKNPEKKTIALRADLDALPIKEKNKTEYVSQNEGVMHACGHDVHTASLIGVAHLLNKFRNEFEGTVKLIFQPGEEKAPGGASLMIKDGVLENPAPGCILAQHVFPSLPAGKVGFRSGMYMASTDELYMNVKGKGGHAAMVDEYVNPVLIASTIIAALHQFFMEEGTMLKQAKEIPTVLAFGKIEGKGSTNVIPDVVNVEGTFRTMNEEWRTKAHDYMKKTAEAMAKEMGGACEFRVEKGYPFLVNDSLLTDRARAAAEEYLGKENVIELPQRMTAEDFAFYSQKIPACFYRLGTASPDARLLARASKDGNDEVGQGKFSIGVHNANFDVDESSLLTGMGLMAYVAIDALK from the coding sequence ATGTCTGAAACCAAAACATCTTCTCTCAAATCTTCAATACAGAATTCTGCACAGGAACTTCTTCCACGTATCATTAATATCCGCCGCCACCTCCACGCGCATCCTGAACTTTCTTTCCAGGAATTCAATACCTGCGCTTTTGTTTGCGATGAACTCGAAGCACTTGGAATTCCATTTGTAAAAATGACAGGGACAGGAATTGTGGCCCTCGTAAAAGGAAAAAATCCGGAGAAAAAGACAATTGCCCTGCGCGCCGATCTTGATGCGCTTCCGATCAAAGAAAAAAATAAAACGGAATACGTTTCGCAGAATGAGGGCGTCATGCACGCATGCGGGCACGATGTGCATACGGCCTCGCTTATAGGCGTGGCGCATTTGCTCAATAAATTCAGGAATGAATTCGAAGGAACGGTGAAACTCATTTTCCAGCCGGGGGAAGAAAAAGCTCCCGGTGGCGCCTCACTCATGATCAAAGACGGTGTACTGGAGAACCCGGCGCCGGGTTGTATTTTAGCACAACACGTGTTCCCATCGCTTCCTGCCGGCAAAGTGGGTTTCCGCAGCGGCATGTACATGGCATCTACCGACGAGTTGTACATGAATGTGAAAGGAAAAGGTGGCCACGCGGCCATGGTAGATGAATATGTGAACCCGGTGCTCATTGCTTCCACCATCATTGCTGCCTTGCACCAGTTCTTCATGGAAGAAGGCACAATGCTGAAGCAGGCGAAAGAAATCCCTACTGTTCTTGCATTCGGAAAAATAGAAGGGAAAGGTTCAACGAATGTCATCCCGGATGTTGTGAATGTAGAAGGAACGTTCCGCACTATGAATGAAGAATGGCGAACAAAGGCGCACGACTATATGAAAAAAACAGCGGAAGCAATGGCGAAAGAAATGGGCGGCGCCTGCGAATTCCGTGTGGAAAAAGGATATCCGTTCCTGGTGAATGATTCACTGCTCACCGATCGCGCGCGCGCGGCGGCGGAAGAATATCTCGGGAAAGAAAATGTAATTGAACTTCCGCAACGAATGACGGCCGAAGATTTTGCTTTCTATTCGCAGAAGATCCCGGCGTGCTTTTATCGATTGGGAACTGCTTCCCCGGACGCCCGCCTGCTTGCCCGTGCCAGTAAGGACGGGAATGACGAAGTCGGGCAGGGAAAATTTTCCATTGGTGTACACAATGCGAATTTCGATGTGGATGAATCGTCACTTCTCACCGGCATGGGGCTTATGGCGTATGTGGCGATAGACGCGCTGAAATGA